The segment AGGAAGTTTCATTCTCCCACACAGTAACTTTCTTTAAACGGTGGTTTTGGGAACGGAGACGATTTTTTAAGCAACCAAAGATGAATTTGGCAATATTCTCTGAAGTAGGGTTATTTTTCCTAAAATAAGAAATTTCATTAAGATTCTTGTGGTCCAATTCCTCCAAGACTATTTTTAAATTCTGCTTCAACTCTCCAAAATCTAATAG is part of the Candidatus Omnitrophota bacterium genome and harbors:
- the queD gene encoding 6-carboxytetrahydropterin synthase QueD, producing MFKIEVESSFSSAHYLRDYQGKCESLHGHNWRVRVTVEGKKLKGNGLLLDFGELKQNLKIVLEELDHKNLNEISYFRKNNPTSENIAKFIFGCLKNRLRSQNHRLKKVTVWENETSSATYSV